One window of Biomphalaria glabrata chromosome 6, xgBioGlab47.1, whole genome shotgun sequence genomic DNA carries:
- the LOC106065718 gene encoding peptidase M20 domain-containing protein 2-like, with protein sequence MPKKKVEIEEKEQILTEEKKIAFTAIEQQLDELNGIGKDIWRLREKSGKEYKCHDRIVKFLKRKGFKVSERYKGFKTAFRAEFGEGEVGGVDHPNIGFLCQYDADEATGHSQGHNLVTVVALTAALGVQTVIKFATEPVGMVTVIGCCGHPDNVGKILMFEEGCFKGIDFLLTAYPAHYTNVRPHFVGSQRNKIVFRGRSRPEGDRPWEVANPVNAVVLAYQNIASARQQFKEDWLVKGVIAEAGSKADVMPEFSTMDFITKAPKPIEMKVLSEMLQRSYEAAAMASGCRFEIEPAVKEFLCNITCPRLVELYKHNATLMGFTFHHKMKAFEPPDDIANVTTAVPTLKVFYYSGSSAELGTDEFSRYAGSKECEFMSIVQGKALAMLAIDLMVSEENMKEVFEEHQSELVRLYESAGIAPSEVTPQQ encoded by the exons ATGCCCAAGAAGAAAGTTGAGATTGAAGAGAAGGAGCAAATCCTGACAGAAGAGAAAAAGATTGCTTTCACAGCCATAGAGCAACAGTTGGACGAGCTCAATGGAATAG GAAAAGATATCTGGAGACTCCGGGAAAAATCCGGGAAGGAATATAAGTGTCACGACAGAATCGTCAAATTCTTGAAACGTAAAGGGTTTAAAGTCTCAGAGAGATACAAAGGTTTCAAGACTGCCTTCAG ggCGGAATTTGGAGAGGGAGAGGTCGGAGGAGTGGATCACCCAAACATCGGGTTTCTGTGCCAGTATGATGCTGACGAGGCAACTGGTCACTCACAAGGCCATAACCTGGTTACCGTAGTGGCCCTAACAGCAGCACTGGGCGTTCAGACTGTCATCAAATTTGCCACTGAGCCCGTAGGAATg GTGACAGTTATCGGCTGCTGTGGTCATCCAGACAATGTGGGGAAAATTTTGATGTTTGAGGAGGGATGTTTTAAGGGCATCGACTTTTTGTTGACCGCCTACCCCGCCCATTACACCAATGTCAGGCCACACTTTGTTGGCTCACAGAG gaataaaattgtatttaggGGCCGAAGTCGACCAGAGGGAGATCGACCGTGGGAAGTGGCCAATCCGGTCAACGCTGTGGTTCTGGCCTATCAAAACATCGCATCTGCCAGGCAGCAGTTTAAAGAAGACTGGTTAGTGAAAG GTGTCATTGCGGAGGCCGGCTCTAAGGCGGATGTCATGCCAGAGTTCTCTACCATGGATTTCATCACGAAAGCCCCCAAGCCCATTGAAATGAAAGTGCTCAGCGAGATGCTCCAGAGAAGTTACGAGGCCGCAGCGATGGCCAGCGGTTGCAGG TTTGAGATCGAGCCCGCAGTGAAGGAGTTCCTATGTAACATCACTTGCCCTCGTCTGGTTGAGCTGTACAAACACAACGCCACTCTGATGGGGTTCACATTCCATCACAAGATGAAAGCCTTTGAG CCCCCGGATGACATTGCCAACGTGACAACAGCTGTGCCGACACTGAAGGTATTCTATTACTCAGGATCATCCGCTGAATTAGGAACTGATGAGTTCAGTAGATATGCAG GTTCCAAGGAATGTGAATTTATGAGCATCGTACAAGGCAAAGCTCTGGCCATGTTGGCTATCGACTTGATGGTCTCTGAGGAGAATATGAAGGAGGTCTTTGAAGAGCACCAGTCCGAGCTTGTACGTCTGTACGAGTCGGCGGGAATCGCGCCATCAGAAGTAACACCACAACAGTGA
- the LOC106065719 gene encoding uncharacterized protein LOC106065719 isoform X1 produces the protein MANKLLITLAVVLVCHTAAAADLNFGFFSLFANANGTNVFQALQNRIQTKIQALKAAAANSTTTQANSFLSTLAANLQALNQTSISPQFNLANTRFLLAQALARLRGNPLLQNLRTYIQNALAAANDGATVPLTK, from the exons ATGGCAAACAAATTGTTGATAACTTTGGCAGTAGTCCTAGTCTGTCACACTGCTGCTGCTGCTGATTTGAACTTTggttttttctctttgtttgcTAATG ccaACGGAACGAATGTTTTCCAAGCACTGCAAAATCGAATCCAGACAAAAATCCAAGCACTGAAGGCAGCTGCAGCCAACAGCACAACGACACAAGCCAACTCTTTCCTCTCCACATTAGCAGCCAACTTACAAGCACTGA ATCAAACCAGTATCAGCCCACAGTTCAATTTGGCGAACACAAGGTTCCTCTTGGCTCAAGCACTGGCCAGATTGAGAGGCAATCCTCTATTACAGAACCTGAGGACTTACATACAAAACGCTC TTGCAGCAGCTAACGATGGTGCTACAGTTCCG CTAACTAAATAA
- the LOC106065719 gene encoding uncharacterized protein LOC106065719 isoform X2, whose protein sequence is MANKLLITLAVVLVCHTAAAADLNFGFFSLFANANGTNVFQALQNRIQTKIQALKAAAANSTTTQANSFLSTLAANLQALNQTSISPQFNLANTRFLLAQALARLRGNPLLQNLRTYIQNAPN, encoded by the exons ATGGCAAACAAATTGTTGATAACTTTGGCAGTAGTCCTAGTCTGTCACACTGCTGCTGCTGCTGATTTGAACTTTggttttttctctttgtttgcTAATG ccaACGGAACGAATGTTTTCCAAGCACTGCAAAATCGAATCCAGACAAAAATCCAAGCACTGAAGGCAGCTGCAGCCAACAGCACAACGACACAAGCCAACTCTTTCCTCTCCACATTAGCAGCCAACTTACAAGCACTGA ATCAAACCAGTATCAGCCCACAGTTCAATTTGGCGAACACAAGGTTCCTCTTGGCTCAAGCACTGGCCAGATTGAGAGGCAATCCTCTATTACAGAACCTGAGGACTTACATACAAAACGCTC CTAACTAA
- the LOC106057855 gene encoding uncharacterized protein LOC106057855, with protein sequence MASIKLAIRNSDICNRGSFMCEVTYINDEFGRNSDISIIRPNSDVSSLDSVHEKLDSLTASVNSLKSSVKKLQQCLLCQGSRPTDVDFPSGWTLAFRGTSAINKSVFDAYKTGTGIPANVESGCKQVDSSKPCTNHYRNNEVLNNWKGVNKVAFVLYEKNALVAYMVFDGRGTDNMNWFSQEKLELSSWTDLKTSSYNFFSIEGDLRPFNLIYRRFIVNKFYGGCGGDWGWFSAADFMPFFCPWEGANNYPSFAYVKGSNSTNWSTGKVGYADVMAIYVN encoded by the exons ATGGCTAGCATTAAGCTGGCGATTCGCAATTCAGATATTTGTAATCGTGGCTCATTTATGTGTGAGGTGACATATATTAACGACGAATTTGGAAGAAACAGTGACATTTCTATTATAAGACCCAATTCGGATGTATCTAGCTTGGACAGCGTGCATGAGAAACTAGACTCGCTGACTGCATCCGTTAACAGTTTGAAGAGCTCTGTCAAAAAGCTTCAACAA TGTTTATTGTGTCAAGGTTCGAGACCCACTGATGTCGACTTTCCCAGTGGTTGGACTCTGGCGTTTCGTGGTACATCCGCTATAAATAAATCTGTCTTTGATGCGTACAAGACAGGAACTGGTATCCCAGCTAACGTTGAGAGTGGGTGCAAACAG GTAGATTCCAGCAAACCTTGTACCAATCATTACCGTAACAACGAAGTGTTGAACAACTGGAAAGGAGTTAACAAAGTGGCCTTTGTCTTGTACGAGAAGAATGCTCTTGTTGCTTACATGGTATTTGACGGACGTGGTACCGACAACATGAACTGGTTCAGCCAGGAGAAGCTGGAGCTCTCTTCGTGGACAGATCTGAAGACAAGCAGCTACAACTTTTTCAGCATCGAGGGCGATTTAAGGCCTTTCAATTTAATCTATCGCCGATTTATTGTGAATAAGTTTTACGGTGGCTGCGGTGGTGATTGGGGCTGGTTCTCTGCTGCAGACTTTATGCCTTTCTTCTGTCCTTGGGAAGGAGCTAATAATTATCCTTCGTTTGCTTATGTTAAGGGTTCTAATAGTACTAACTGGTCGACAGGCAAGGTGGGATACGCTGATGTTATGGCCATTTATGTGAACTAA
- the LOC129927022 gene encoding uncharacterized protein LOC129927022: MGINIKGLHKVKQSFGVIFIIFILAANTLLLAKQCRKPGFYFSPKNMIIISLAVGDIIFALFPLVVNAKLLFDFHLRVANGCSVIIAADAYANYLIQFVYGVGLLVIGADIIFRYNLQHCLNRYKLLASILASCTPWIFGLLIVLPLCLTMDNSRSCMTLHSIETKTSVSVFLPASLALISSIAILFFNWEGYNDSDNIETAAVNLQNISASASGEALSRDAIPLRQLNHDQHQNPIDCEQRSPLVTEPSQPLKHRVNLQQSHYPESERLNFVCYSQSNLTKEKIRLVVIAFVYVLMVLPFSIHEIYVHKEWIIDPDVRKMVKEVVTWLIIARSFVTPVILTFFRVRDH; this comes from the coding sequence ATGGGCATCAACATCAAAGGTCTACATAAGGTCAAACAATCCTTTGGtgtcatcttcatcatcttcatACTAGCAGCAAACACGTTACTGTTGGCGAAGCAATGTCGTAAACCAGGGTTTTACTTCAGCCCCAAGAATATGATCATCATCTCTTTAGCTGTTGGAGACATTATCTTTGCGTTATTTCCCTTGGTGGTAAATGCCAAGTTGCTCTTTGATTTTCACTTGAGGGTCGCGAATGGCTGTTCGGTTATAATAGCGGCAGATGCATATGCTAATTACCTGATTCAATTTGTCTACGGTGTTGGGCTGTTAGTGATAGGAGCTGATATAATATTTCGTTACAATTTACAGCACTGTTTGAATAGATACAAGCTTTTAGCATCTATCTTGGCAAGCTGCACCCCTTGGATTTTCGGTCTTCTTATAGTCTTGCCATTGTGTTTGACAATGGATAATTCAAGAAGCTGTATGACGCTACATTCGATTGAAACAAAGACCTCAGTGTCTGTCTTTCTACCTGCAAGTCTTGCACTGATTTCATCTATCGCCATTCTATTTTTCAACTGGGAAGGATACAACGATTCTGACAACATTGAGACTGCTGCTGTAAATTTACAGAATATCTCGGCGTCGGCGTCAGGAGAAGCTCTTTCAAGAGACGCCATTCCCCTTCGCCAGCTCAATCATGATCAACATCAAAATCCCATTGACTGTGAGCAAAGAAGCCCCTTAGTCACAGAGCCATCTCAACCGCTGAAACACCGAGTTAATCTCCAACAATCCCATTACCCAGAATCCGAGAGGTTGAACTTTGTCTGCTACTCACAATCGAATCTCACAAAAGAGAAGATCAGATTGGTTGTGATCGCTTTTGTCTACGTTCTAATGGTACTTCCGTTCTCTATACATGAAATCTACGTTCATAAAGAATGGATTATAGATCCCGATGTCCGTAAAATGGTGAAAGAGGTGGTCACGTGGCTAATAATAGCTAGATCTTTTGTAACGCCAGTGATCTTAACGTTCTTTAGAGTCAGAGATCACTAA
- the LOC106074166 gene encoding uncharacterized protein LOC106074166: MDVSHAYHSFLFLLLLFCIGGEAAITIEVSPASNSTQVTCYFIKDKTSEIVHLYSMNLAKSNNNNTFDNIAKISLLSKPQSLLNTDDSFQVDGLVDGAGTNYLQLISTSFTLKSAKIFQCAISGFDESENFLKETETVETSAVTPSVSGILEKHNQLSIRLNKLEKRESEFESEMYNLHKENQKRVETLIESELRSSLTGFMSELTAQLDQKISDLKEYCHPEKTDQPVELNLNATELVTFLYGFSYKRSRYYLSQADVTKVATAETDCAQYGGYNVEINSLDEYNVIVSTLKLKAKFSGTIIGLTDEGNEGDWYYPSSKKQATILLWNAGEANYDTIENCAVLWQPFNYKMVDIKCSDHYGYSFHFMCEIPFN; this comes from the exons ATGGATGTGTCTCATGCATATCACAGcttcttatttcttttacttttgtTCTGCATTGGTGGAG AAGCAGCCATTACTATTGAAGTCAGTCCTGCCTCGAACTCAACCCAAGTAACATGTTACTTCATCAAAGACAAGACTAGTGAAATTGTCCATCTTTACTCCATGAATCTGGCTAAGTCAAACAATAATAACACGTTTGATAATATCGCTAAGATTTCATTATTGTCCAAACCACAGTCTCTATTAAATACCGATGATAGCTTTCAAGTAGATGGACTGGTAGACGGCGCAGGTACGAATTATCTTCAATTGATTTCAACCTCTTTCACTTTGAAATCTGCCAAAATTTTTCAATGTGCAATCTCTGGATTTGATGAGTCTGAGAATTTCTTGAAAGAAACTGAAACAGTAGAGACCAGCGCTGTAACACCCAGTGTCTCGGGTATACTAGAGAAACATAACCAACTGTCGATTAGATTAAACAAGTTAGAGAAAAGAGAATCAGAGTTTGAAAGTGAGATGTATAACCTTCATAAAGAGAATCAGAAGAGAGTTGAAACTTTGATAGAATCGGAATTAAGATCATCTTTGACGGGATTTATGAGCGAATTAACAGCGCAACTCGATCAGAAGATTTCAGACTTGAAAGAATATTGCCACCCGGAGAAGACCGATCAACCAGTAGAGCTCAATCTCAACGCAACGGAACTTGTTACGTTCCTCTATGGCTTTAGCTATAAAAGAAGCAGGTATTACTTATCTCAAGCAGACGTGACTAAAGTGGCCACGGCTGAAACGGACTGTGCTCAATACGGTGGCTATAATGTCGAAATAAACAGCCTGGATGAATATAATGTCATTGTCTCCACCCTAAAGCTCAAAGCTAAATTCTCCGGGACCATAATCGGGCTGACTGACGAAGGAAACGAAGGCGATTGGTACTATCCGTCAAGTAAAAAACAGGCCACCATTTTGTTGTGGAACGCAGGTGAAGCGAATTATGACACAATTGAAAATTGTGCGGTTCTGTGGCAgccatttaattataaaatggtGGACATCAAATGTAGTGACCATTATGGGTATTCGTTCCATTTCATGTGTGAGATACCGTTCAACTAA